One stretch of Rhinolophus ferrumequinum isolate MPI-CBG mRhiFer1 chromosome 3, mRhiFer1_v1.p, whole genome shotgun sequence DNA includes these proteins:
- the PGK2 gene encoding phosphoglycerate kinase 2, protein MSLSRKLTLDKLDVEGKRVIMRVDFNVPMKKNQITNNQRIKASIPSIKYCLDNKARSVVLMSHLGRPDGVPMPDKYSLEPVAAELESLLDKDVLFLKDCVGPEVEKACANPPAGSVILLENLRFHVEEEGKGQDPSGNKIKAEPHNLEAFRKSLSKLGDVYVNDAFGTAHRAHSSMVGVNLPQKAAGFLMKKELDYFAKALENPERPFLAILGGAKVADKIQLIKNMLDKVNEMIIGGGMAYTFLKVLNNMEIGASLFDEEGAMIVNDIMAKANKNGVNITFPVDFLIADKLEENAKVSQATVASGIPAGWMALDCGPETNKKYAQVVAQAKLIVWNGPVGVFELEAFATGTKALMDEIVKATSRGCITIIGGGDTATCCAKWNTEDKVSHLSTGGGASLELLEGKVLPGVDALSNL, encoded by the coding sequence ATGTCTCTCTCTAGGAAGTTAACTTTGGACAAACTGGATGTTGAAGGAAAACGAGTCATCATGAGAGTAGATTTCAATGTTCCCATGAAGAAGAACCAGATTACAAACAACCAGAGGATCAAGGCTTCCATCCCGAGTATCAAGTACTGCCTGGATAATAAAGCCAGGTCGGTAGTTCTTATGAGTCATCTAGGTCGACCCGATGGAGTTCCCATGCCTGATAAATACTCCTTGGAGCCTGTTGCTGCTGAACTCGAATCCTTGCTGGATAAGGATGTTCTGTTCCTGAAGGACTGTGTGGGCCCAGAAGTAGAGAAAGCCTGTGCCAATCCACCTGCTGGTTCAGTTATCTTGCTGGAGAACCTCCGCTTTCACgtagaggaagaagggaaaggccAAGATCCTTCTGGAAATAAGATTAAAGCTGAGCCCCATAACCTAGAAGCCTTCCGAAAATCACTTTCCAAGCTAGGCGATGTTTATGTCAATGATGCATTTGGCACTGCTCACCGGGCCCACAGCTCCATGGTGGGAGTGAATCTGCCTCAGAAGGCCGCTGGCTTCCTGATGAAGAAGGAGCTGGATTACTTTGCCAAAGCCCTGGAAAACCCAGAGAGACCCTTTCTGGCTATACTTGGTGGAGCTAAAGTGGCAGACAAGATCCAACTTATCAAAAATATGCTGGACAAGGTCAATGAAATGATTATTGGTGGTGGGATGGCTTATACCTTCCTCAAGGTACTCAACAACATGGAGATTGGTGCTTCCCTGTTTGATGAAGAGGGAGCCATGATTGTCAATGATATCATGGCCAAAGCCAATAAAAATGGAGTTAACATTACCTTTCCTGTTGACTTCCTCATTGCTGATAAGCTTGAGGAGAATGCTAAGGTTAGCCAAGCCACTGTAGCATCAGGCATACCTGCTGGCTGGATGGCTTTGGACTGTGGTCCTGAAACCAACAAGAAGTATGCTCAAGTCGTAGCCCAAGCCAAGCTAATTGTGTGGAATGGACCTGTAGGGGTGTTTGAATTGGAAGCCTTTGCTACGGGAACCAAAGCCCTCATGGATGAAATAGTTAAAGCTACTTCCAGGGGCTGTATCACCATTATAGGAGGTGGAGACACTGCTACTTGCTGTGCCAAATGGAACACTGAAGATAAAGTCAGTCACTTGAGCACTGGAGGAGGTGCCAGTCTAGAGCTTCTGGAAGGTAAAGTCCTTCCTGGTGTGGATGCCCTCAGTAACCTGTAG